ACGACGACCGCGCTGCCGACATTGGGATCCTCGAGCGCGATCTCCAAGGCCTCGCCGAAGCGCTCGACGTCGGCGTCGCCGATCGCGTCGATCGGGTTGTAGATGTTGGCCTCGTCGGGCATCGCCTCGCCGAGTCGGTCGATCGTCTCGTCGGTGAAGTCGGCCATCTCGAGGGTCGAATCGCCGACCGCGTCGGTCGTGAGTACGCCAGGGCCGCCCGCATTGGTGACGACGGCGACGCCGTCCGATTCGGGCTGGGGCAGTCCCGCCAACGCCCGCGCGTAGTCGAACAGTTCCTGGACCGAGCGGGCGCGGAGCACGCCGGCCTGCTCGAGGCCCGCTTCGTAGGCCTGTTCACTACCAGCGATCGCACCGGTGTGCGAGGAGGCCGCTTGCGCGCCGGCATCCGTTCGACCGGACTTGACGAGTACGATCGGGGTGTCCGTCGTCACCTCGCGAGCGGCCTCGATGAATCCCTGCCCGTCGTCGATATCCTCGAGGTAACCGATGATGACGTCGGTATCAGGGTTGTCGCCCCACTCGCGGACGAAGTCCGTCTCGTCTAAGACCGTCTTGTTACCCAGCGAAACGACGTCCTGAAAGCCGATCCCCTGCTCGTTTGCCCAGTCGAGGACGGCAGTGATGAACGCGCCCGACTGGCTCATGAAGGAGATCGAGCCCTCGAGGGCGTCTTCGGGGCCGAACGTGGCGTTCATGCCTTCGGGTGTCGACATGATCCCGAGGCTGTTCGGGCCGACGACGTTGAGGTCGTTCTCGTCGGCGATCTCGCGCAGTCGTCGTTCGCGCTTGGCACCCTCACCGCCTGTTTCGGAGAATCCGGCGGTGATGATGACGACGTTTTCGGTGCCCGCGTCGGCGAGTTCGCGGATCGATTCGAGCACGATATCGGGCGGGACGACGACGACCGCCAGATCGATCGGCGGCGCTCGCTGCGCGTCCTGGTAACACTCGAGCCCGAGCACCTCGTCGCGCGAGGGGTTGATCGGCACGACCTCGCCGGCGAACCCGTCCCGCAGGTTCTCGAGGATCGCCCGGCCGACTGCGCCCTCGCGGTCGGTCGCGCCGACCACGGCGACGGTCTCGGGATCGAAGAGTGCGGATAACCGTCCCATCGCTCTGGGGTTGGCTGAGTAGGCTGTTAAGGATATGGCATGTTTCCGCCGCCGGGAAAACCGAGTCGGCGTTCATGTGACGACCCTCGGTTCACGGGCGGGTATCGGTAGACCGAGAGCGCTATGCTCGAGCCCCATTGGCTGCTGTGGTCGATACCGTTATTATGCGACCATCTGAAAACGAACCGATGTCCCGTCTGTCCCGCCCTCATCCTCGACCCATCGCTGCGACGACTGCACTGCTGGGCGTGATCAGTCTATTGACTGCAGTGCTGTACTTCATTACGATCCCGGAAAACCCGCCCGGGAGCGGGTTCGCAGCCGGCCTCACCGGCCTCTTCGTGATGTTGTGCATACTCGTCGGTACCCTTGCGCTCATAGAGGCGGGGCTGCTGTTCCTCGTCACTCGACACTGGGTCCCGGCGGAACGGCCGCGACGGTTACTCGTGACCGGGGCCGTAGCCGGTAGTCTCTCCGTTATCTTGCTGGTCATCCCCATGCTGGTCGCATGGGTGTTCGAGGGTCTCGTTCCCAGTTTCGTCGCGTACGGGACCGGTATCGGGCTCGTTCTCGTCCCAATCGGGATCGTTTGTTCCGGACTCGGCGCAATCCTCCAGCTCGTCGACGAGGTGCGCACCGACCCTCGTGCATGATGAACGGTTAGTGCGTCGAAATGGCGGCCGCCGACCGGCTCGAGGCGAGGATCGCGAGCAGGTAACAGGCGATGGCGACGACGACGATCGAGCCGCCGGTGGGCAGCCCCTGCGAGATCGAGAACGCGAAGCCGCCGATGACCGACACCTGCCCGAAGAGGATCGAGAGCAAGAGTGTCTCCCGGAAGCTGTGGGCGATCTGGGTGGCGGCCGCGACGGGGACGACGAGCATCGCGGCGACAAGAATGACGCCGAGGATTTGCATCGCGCCGACGACGACGATCGCCGTCATCACGATCAGCAGGGTGTTGTACCAGGTCACGTTGAGCCGCGCGACGCGGGCGGCCTGCTCGTCGAAGGTGATGAAGAGCAGTTGCTTGTACGTTGCAACGATGACGACGACGACGAGAACGCTGATAACGGCCATCAGTCGCGCTCCCGACGGGGTGACCACGGAGATGCTACCGAAGAGATAGTCCCGGACGTTGATCCCGGTCGTCCGGTCGTAACTGATGAGGAGTGTGCCGACTGCGAAGCTGCCGGTCAGCATGATCGCGATCGGCACGTCGCCGTAGGTGTCGGTTCGCTCGATCAGCCACTGAACGCCGAGTGCGCCGAGAACACCCACGACCAGCGCGACGAGCATTAACGAACCGTTCCAGCCCGTTATCGAATTCACGAGGAGGCCAACCGCGACCCCGGCGAAGGCCGTGTGGGCCAGCGTCTCGCCGATCAGGGCCATCTCGCGGTGGACGAGATAGGTGCCGACCAGCGGCGCGACGACCCCGATCAGAATCCCCGTCGCGATCGATCGCCACATGAACGGATGGGAGAAGACGTTCGTCCCGAGATAGTAATCGAGCCACCAGCCCGCGATCCGGGCCTGGTCGTATGCGCCGTCTGCGATGGGGTAGGATCGCAACGCATCGACGGCGAGCAGGCAGATCATCGCGACCGCGAGGATAGCAGTCAGTCCGATACCGACAAGCTCGAGCCGCCGTCGGAGGGATCTGGACTGATTCATCAGTGGTGGTGATGGACGACCTGGCCCGTCGCGCCGTAGGCCTCAGTCAAGGCGTCGCTTTCGACGAACGATTCAGTGTCACCGTGGTGGTAGAGTTCCGTGTTGATACAGGCGATTCGATTCGCACGGTCCGTGACGACGCCGATATCGTGTTCGATCAGGATGATCGTGATCCCCGACGCGTTGAGCGACTCGAGCAACTGGTAGAACGCGTCGCGGGACTCGGCGTCGACGCCGACGGTCGGCTCGTCTAACGCCAGCAGGTCTGCCTCGGAGGCCAGTGCGCGTGCGATGTAGGCTCGCTGGCGCTGGCCGCCCGAGAGTTGGTTGACCTGTCGGTCGGCCAGTTCGGTGATACCGACCGTCTCGAGTGCGTCGTCGACGGTCGCGCGGTCCTCGTCGGTCAGCCGTCCGTGGCCCACGTGGGCGAACCGGCCCATGGTGACGGCCTCGCGGACGGTGACCGGCATCGAACCGCCGCGGCTGGTCGCCTGCTGGGAGACGTAGCCGATCCGTTCGCCGTCGTCAAACGCGGAGACCGGCTCGCCGAAGAGTTCGATCGAGCCGCTGTCGGGACTGTGCAGGCCGAGCATGAGATGTAGGAGGGTCGTCTTCCCTGACCCGTTGGGACCGACCAAGCCTAGAAAGTCCCCCTCCTCGACCGTCAGCGAGACGTCCTTGACGGCCGGCTGCTCGCCGTAGGCAAACGTCACATTCTCGAGAGTTACGACGGTCACTGTGCGCCTAGTGCTTCTCTGAACGCGGGGACGTTTATTTCTTCCATTTGTTCACGGTAGCCCCAGCCCTGCTCGTTCCACTTCGCGAGGGTGCCCGAGAGGTGGGTCAACGGCATCGCGTCGGTAGCGTCGCTGCCATCGAGGATGTTTTCGACCAGTTGATACGATCCGTCGGGCGCGTTGAACGGGTCGTAAAGGATCGTCTCGATCCCCTCCTCGTCGACCAAATTGATCGTTTCCGCGATATCACTGTGGCTCGGATCGGCCTGCGCAGAGACGCCTACGGGCGTGTGGATCTCGAACCCGTATCGCTCCTGCAGATAGGTAAACGAGTCGTGGCCGGCGAAGACGGCGATTTGACGATCGGCTGCGTCGATCAGGTCTTCGAACTGCTGGTCGAGCGACTCGAGTTCCGACGTGTACTCGTCGGCGTTGGTCTCGTAGGTCTCGGCGTTGTCCGGGTCGGCGTCGGCGAGCCCCTGTGCGATGGTATCGACGATATCCCGTGCGAGGACGGGATCGAGCCAGACGTGCGGGTCGAACGACGAGGGATCGTGGTCGTGCTCGCCCTCGTGGCCATCCTCGTCGTTGTGATCGTGAGATTCACTGTCGCCGTCGTGGCTGTCGTTTCCGTTCTCATGGCCCCCAGCATCGACCTCGTGATCCCAGCCGAGCAGCTGGTCGTCGAGCCCGCTGAGTCCGTCGATGACGGTGACCGTGTCGTAGTCGGCCTCGAGCGTCGCCGCGATGTCCTGCGCCCACGAGAACTCGGGCGTATCGAAGTAGATGAACGCACCGGAATCCGCGATCTCTCGAGTGAGGTCACCGCTTGGCGACCAGCCGTGTCCAGCTTCACCGGTCCCGACCGGATTCTCGAAGCTGATCGCGTCGCCGCTGACCTGCTCGGTCCAGTCCCAGAGCGTAAAGAAGGCGGCGTAGCCGGTATCGAGGCCCGTGGTCGCACTGCCGACGTCGTCAAGACACCCGGCGATAGTGCCGGCAGTGGCCGCGCCGGCACCCGCCCTCACCAGCGCGCGTCGTGTCAGATTCATAGTCGAGACTGGTCCCACTGAAGTATAAGGGTTATTATCCAGGTGGGAGATATTATTAACAGGCAGGTTCAGTAGTCGGCCATGTTAACAACAACTGGCCATATAGCGAGCTGAGTTATTACCAGTGTCGAGAGGAACGATAGCGATCGCGTCTCGACGGCGAGTGTGCGCCCGCTCGAGGTGCCTACTCGAGGGACACCTTGAGTTCGATCCCGTCGAGCCGGCGGTACGTCGGTTTCCGATCGGGATCGGCGTTGCGAACGATGTCGAACGCGTCGAATCGGACGACGAGCCGTCCCGGCTCGATCGTCGCGCGAAGCACGGGGCCGCAACTCGTCACGACGACGTAGGGCGGCCCTGGGACGGGGCGGGCCTGGAGCTCGTGGCCGGTCGCCTCGACCACGTCGGCAAGCACGTTCGGCAGGAGTTGAAGGATCTCCGCCTCCTCGAGGGCCCGGTTGAGTCCGTCGGCGACCGCGTCGCCGTCGGTCGTTCGGGAGGTATCCCAGGGGTCGGCGATCGCGTCGGCGCAGGCGTCGATCCCGTCGACGATCGACACGTGTTCGGCCTGAATTCGACGCCGAGCGGCCCGGACTGAATGGGACACGGTATTCGGTCGAACGGCGACTCACTAAGATGTCCCGACTCGGTCGTGAGCATGTCACCGAGAGCAACAGTTAGTCACGGTGAATCGCCGACGAAGTGGTGTCGATAGTATAGTTTTACTGTTGCCCTCGTGAATGAGGCAATATGACATACCGAAAGGTCAACTACGAGGATGTCGAGCAGGTCTCGAGCGCGATGCATGTTCTCAGCGATCCCCTCGAGACCGAGCAGGTGGGGGTTACGGTGGCCCGTTGCGACCCCGGCTGGAACAGCAAGCCTCACGATCACACCGACAACGACCACGAGGAGGTGTACGTCCTCATCGAGGGAACGGCGATGGTCGTCGTCGACGACGAACCGATCGCAATGGAGACCGGTGACGCGCTGTGGATCCCGCCCGAATCGACGCGCCAGATCCGCAACGGCGACCACGAGAGCGCGTTCGTCCTCGTGAGCGCGCCGAGTATCGCGGACGAAGACGGCGACGACGAGTGGTCGCTCTCCGGCTTCGCCGGCTAGTCTCGAGTCGCCATCGGGCCGGTTGCGGACCACCAACCGACATTCGGCGGGACGATTTAGTAGCCCGCGTGGTCGTCGGTGGTAGGTGACTCTCGATTTACTCGAAACACCACGCGGTCGTGTCGCTCGTCGTCGCTGGGGTTCTAACCGCTCTATTGCCACCGGTTTCCCTGTTCGGTGACACCATTCCGGCTGCAGTCGTCATCGCTTACGGTACCGCCGTCGGCGTCTTTATCGATCTCGATCACTTTCTCATCGCCCGGTTCAAGACCGGGCGCTGGGACGCTGTCCGATTCTGTCTGTCGAATCCGCGTGCAGCGGTCGCCGATCAGTCAGAGATTTTCGAACCCGGCGACGTCGGCGTCCTCTCGCGGCTGTTGAGCCACGTGGTGATCGGCGGCATCGTCGTTCCAGTGATCGCCGCCGTCAGCGTCCCCCTTGCGATCGTGACCGGAGCCGTCCTCTATGCGCACCTGCTGGCTGATCTCGTCTGGGATATCTACCTGCTCGAGCAGCACGCGGACGTGGCGGTTTCGACGGACGATCTCGTCCAAATGATTCGGTAGCGGGTGGTCGCCGCGATATCCCAGCTACGGGTTGCACTATTTGCCCCCGATTATTTCCACTACGGGAGCATCATGTGGGTATGGAACTACTCGACGAAAGCATCGTCCCGGAGCACGCACGCGACGTCAAGGCTGAGGCCCGCGAGTTCGCACAGGAACACATCCGACCCAACGCACAGGAGTACTTCCAATCGGGCGAGTATCCCGAGGAGATCCTCGAGGCAGGCCGGAAAGCCGATCTCGTCGCACAGGACATCCCGGAGGAGTGGGGCGGTCGGGGACTCGATCTGGCGCAGTTGCTCGCGCTCACGGAGGAGTTCTACCGGGCCGACGCGGGGATCGCGCTGACGCTGCAGTTGGCGAGTTTCGGCTGTGAGATTACCTACGAGCACGGGACGGACGAACAGTGTGAGGAGTACGTTCAGCCGGTCGCAGAGGGCGAGCAGCGCTCCGGGCTCGCAGTCTCCGAACCCGACACGGGCAGCGACCTCGCGGGGATGCAGACCACGGCCGAGAAGGAGGGCGACGAGTACGTCATTAACGGCGAGAAGTACTGGATCGGCAACGGCGTCGAGGCGGACTGGATTACGCTCTACGCGCGTACCGGTGATGACGATGACAGTCGCTACGGTAACCACTCGATGTTCATCGTCCCGACGGATACCGACGGCTACGAGGCCGAGCACATCCCCGAGAAGATGGCGATGCGCGCCTCGAAGCAGGCCCACATCGAGTTCGACGACTGCCGAATCCCAGAGGAGAACCTGATCGGCTCGGAGGGTGACGGCTTCATGCTGCTCGCGGACTTCTTCAATCACGGTCGCGTCGCCGTCGCCGGCCACGGCCTCGGCATCGCCGCGGCCGCCATCGAGGAAGCCTGGGAGTTTACCCACGACCGCGAGGAGTTCGGGCGGACGATCAGCGACTTCCAGTCCGTCCAGCACGGCCTCGCGGACATGCTGGTCGAGTTCGAGAGCGCCCGGACGCTCGTCTGGCGCGCCCGCGAGAAGGTCGCGACCGAGGACAACGCCGGCTACTGGGCCGCGATGGCGAAGACGAAGGCGACGGAAACGGCGGTCGACGTCGCCGAGCAGGGGATGCAGTTCCACGGCGGCCGCTCGATTCTCGACGAGCGTCGGATCGCTCGCGTCTACCGCGACGCACGGATTCCGGTCATCTACGAGGGGGCGAACGAAATTCAGCGCAACCTGATTTACGGTCAGGCACCCTGAGTGGCGGACTAGCCGATAACTCTGCCGATTACAGTTCGAGTCCCTCCCCTCTTCTCCAGGGAATCGCCCCATTCCCGTCTCCGGGAGCCCGCGCCGCGGACTGATTGGTCGAAAGAACAATCCCGTTCGGAATCATGTGTCCTGACGAACCCGCTATCGTCGTGTCAGAGATGTTTCCAGCCAGCATTCCATTGATATGAGCCGGCCACGCGTACTCTGTGTGAGCAGCGATCGCTCGACGCGAGCGTCGATCACACTGTCGCTGACGGACGCACCCGTCGATGTCATCATTGCGCAACGATTCGTCGATGCGGTCGACCGACTCAACCACGAGTCGATCGACGCGGTCGTCATCGATGCGAGAACGATCGCGAACGCCGCGGCGCTCGTTGACACCGTCGACGCAGCGACGCCGACGTTCGTCTACCAGGAAACTGACGGCGATACCGGTGCCGTGCTGACACGGGTCAACACTCGAGCGGCCGACGCCGATTCGACGACGCAACTGGCGAACACGATCACTGAGGGCATCGCGGCCGGGACGGGTGCCGAAATGCCGACCGAAATCGAGGACGACGCCGACGGTAGCGCCACGGCCGATGGGACCGTCGCGGCGGATCGAGAGCTTCCCGACGACCTCGAGCGACTCGTGAGTCGGGTCCGGAGCCGACTGGTCGACGCTACGTCGCCGCTGACCGTCGAACGGGTGCTCCGTGAGGAACTGATGGACGGCGATCGGTTCGCGTTCGTCTGGATCGGCGAGTACGACCGCGGCGAACGAGCGATCATTCCGTGGCTGTCCGATCCCGAGGCCCTGGAGTGGCCGCTCCAGCGACCGTTCGATATCGGCACCGGCGACCAGCCGCTGCTCGAACGCGTCATCCGCACCCGAACCCTCCAGATCCGGCAATATGACGAGACGGACGGTGCTGCCGTCCCGTTCGGAGATCGCGCAGTCGAGCAGGGCGTTCAGTCGGTCGCCGCCGTCCCGCTCGCCGCACACGGTGACATGTACGGCGTCGCCGTCATCTACGCGACGGACCCGCTCTCCGAGCACGAACGGGAGGCGGTTCAGGCGGTCACCGAGGCTGCGTCCCACGTCCTCGAGACGATCGCGATCCGCGGCCGACTCGAACAACAGGAACGAACGCTCCACCGGTATGAGCGACTCGTCGAGACGGCCGGTGACGGAATGTACGTGCTGGACAACGCGGGCCACATCATGACCGTCAACGACGCGATCCTCGAGATGACCGGCTACAGCCGTGAGGGACTGCTCGGCGAGCACGCGTCGATCCTGTTCGATCACGAGGACGTCGAGGCCGGCGAGGCGATCATCCGATCGCTCCTCAAAAGCGGCGGGAGTACCGACACGCTCGAACTGACGGTCGAGACGAAGGCCGGAGAGACGATTTCCTGCGAGGCCCAAATCGCCATCCTCGTCCCCGACGGGGAGTTCCGCGGCTCCGTCGGGGTGCTTCGGGACGTCACCGAACGGAAACGCCAGGAACGGAAACTCCACGAACGCAACGAGCGACTCGACGCCTTCACACGAATCGTCAGCCACGACCTCCGGAACCCGCTCGGCGTCGCACAGGGCTATCTCGAGCTGCTCGAGGAGACCGGCGACCCCACCTACGCCGAGAAGACTCGCAACGGACTCGACCGGATGGAGTCGATCATCGAGGACGTATTGGCCATCGCCCGCGAGGGAGAATGGGCGGCCGACACCGATCCCGTCGACCTCGAATCGATCGCTCGCGAGGCGTGGGATCACGTCTCGACGGCGGAGACGACGCTGTCGGTCACGGAGACGATGACGCTCGCGGCCGACCGCTCGCGACTCTTGCGACTCCTCGAGAACTGTTTCCGCAATAGTATCGAACACGGCGAGACGACCGAGACCGTTCGCGTCAGGCCTCTCGAGAGCGACGAGCGAACTGACGAGACGCAGGGGTTCTTCATCGAGGACGACGGCGAGGGGCTCCCTGCGGAACTCCGAGACGAAATCTTCGATCCGTCCGCGTCCACCTCCACGGAAGGGTTAGGAATCGGCCTCTGGATTGTCAGAGAAGTCGCTACCGGACACGGGTGGTCGGTCGTTGCGACGGAGAGCGATACCGGAGGGGCACGCTTCGAGTTCGAAATCGGCGCTCAGTTCTCGGACTGAAGGTCCTGGAACGCGCCGACGAAGTCGTCGTGGGAGGACATGCCGGAAACCGTCTCATTGACTCGCTGCTCGAGCTCCGCAACCCGGTCGTGGAGCTCCTGGTACTCCTCGTTGTCCGCGAGTTCCCGATCGGCCTTCTCCGACTCCAGTAATGCCTTCTTCGAGACGAGCGCATAGTACTCCTGAATGTCGGATTCGTAGTCCGACCGGTCGGCGACGTCCTCGACCATCTCGACGAGTTCGTCCTTCGAGACCGGTTTGACCAGGTAGTCGTCGAAGCCCATCTCGATGATATCGAAGTCGGGATCGACCGCCGTCACCATGACGACCCGCGTATCGTATCCCTGCTCGCGGATTCGCTCGAGCACTTCATCACCGGAGAGTCCCGGCATCCGTCGGTCTAGCAGAACGACCTCGACGGAGTCTGCCATGCTCTCGAGTGCTTCCTCTCCGTCGTACGCCGTCTCGACGGCCCACCCATCCTGTAGCCACGCGGCGAACAGGTCCGCGAGTCGAGCTTCGTCGTCGACGACGAGCACCTCGGGCCCGTCACTCATTGGGTAACCCCTCCATTCTCTTCATCGATTGCAGCCACGCGTCACCAATGGTACCTCTGGGTGATAAATCTCGCGACCAAATATCATATTTCATGAATGTAAATCGTTCAAACACAGTCAGCAATTCGGTTACATATCGAATTTGATCGCGAGGGATATCAGGTTACTGCAATTATCTCGCGGCGAAGAGTAGCCGGATCGCGCGACCGACGAAGGCAAGTGGAGACGTTTCGACGGACCGGATCGAATCCGAACGCAATTAGTTGGCTCCGACCGTCAGACTCCCCTGCCCAGTCGAGACGATTACGTCCCTTCGAACTCCGGCTCTGTTCCGAAAGACTCGCTCCGCTCGTCGTTCGACGGTCGCCTCACTTCCCTTCGAACTCCGGTTCTTCGTCACCCATGAAGGCCATAATGCCCTCCATTAGATCGTCGGTCGCCATCAGGTGGCCGAAAGCGGAGGCCTCGTACTCGAGGCCGGCCTCCGTGTCGTCGCGACCGGCGAGCATCGCGCGCTTGGTGAACTTCTGAGCGATCGGCGGGCCGCCGGCGAGATCGGTCGCCAACTCGAGCGCGCGGTCCTCGAGTTCGTCGTTGTCGACGAGTTCGTTGACGAAGCCGTAGT
This genomic stretch from Natrinema sp. SYSU A 869 harbors:
- a CDS encoding acetate--CoA ligase, with product MGRLSALFDPETVAVVGATDREGAVGRAILENLRDGFAGEVVPINPSRDEVLGLECYQDAQRAPPIDLAVVVVPPDIVLESIRELADAGTENVVIITAGFSETGGEGAKRERRLREIADENDLNVVGPNSLGIMSTPEGMNATFGPEDALEGSISFMSQSGAFITAVLDWANEQGIGFQDVVSLGNKTVLDETDFVREWGDNPDTDVIIGYLEDIDDGQGFIEAAREVTTDTPIVLVKSGRTDAGAQAASSHTGAIAGSEQAYEAGLEQAGVLRARSVQELFDYARALAGLPQPESDGVAVVTNAGGPGVLTTDAVGDSTLEMADFTDETIDRLGEAMPDEANIYNPIDAIGDADVERFGEALEIALEDPNVGSAVVVAAPTAVLSYDDLAETVIEKLEAHDTPVVTCLMGGKRARNAEETLRASGIPNYFDPSRAVSGLDALARYRDISERTVEEPETFDVDRERAREVLERARQRNDNRLGVESMELLEAYGIPTPQGEIVDDPDRAREVAGEIEGNVVLKIVSPDISHKSDIGGVKVGVADEDVYDAYEDIISRARNYQPDATIIGVQVQAMLDLEASTETIVGMNRDPQFGPLLLFGLGGIFVEILEDTSVRVAPIGEEEAREMVDEIQAAPLLRGARGREPADVDGVVETIQRLSQLVADFPSILELDINPLVAGPDGVQAIDLRLTVDTDELDTEEQ
- a CDS encoding metal ABC transporter permease, with amino-acid sequence MNQSRSLRRRLELVGIGLTAILAVAMICLLAVDALRSYPIADGAYDQARIAGWWLDYYLGTNVFSHPFMWRSIATGILIGVVAPLVGTYLVHREMALIGETLAHTAFAGVAVGLLVNSITGWNGSLMLVALVVGVLGALGVQWLIERTDTYGDVPIAIMLTGSFAVGTLLISYDRTTGINVRDYLFGSISVVTPSGARLMAVISVLVVVVIVATYKQLLFITFDEQAARVARLNVTWYNTLLIVMTAIVVVGAMQILGVILVAAMLVVPVAAATQIAHSFRETLLLSILFGQVSVIGGFAFSISQGLPTGGSIVVVAIACYLLAILASSRSAAAISTH
- a CDS encoding metal ABC transporter ATP-binding protein, which codes for MTVVTLENVTFAYGEQPAVKDVSLTVEEGDFLGLVGPNGSGKTTLLHLMLGLHSPDSGSIELFGEPVSAFDDGERIGYVSQQATSRGGSMPVTVREAVTMGRFAHVGHGRLTDEDRATVDDALETVGITELADRQVNQLSGGQRQRAYIARALASEADLLALDEPTVGVDAESRDAFYQLLESLNASGITIILIEHDIGVVTDRANRIACINTELYHHGDTESFVESDALTEAYGATGQVVHHHH
- a CDS encoding metal ABC transporter substrate-binding protein, translating into MNLTRRALVRAGAGAATAGTIAGCLDDVGSATTGLDTGYAAFFTLWDWTEQVSGDAISFENPVGTGEAGHGWSPSGDLTREIADSGAFIYFDTPEFSWAQDIAATLEADYDTVTVIDGLSGLDDQLLGWDHEVDAGGHENGNDSHDGDSESHDHNDEDGHEGEHDHDPSSFDPHVWLDPVLARDIVDTIAQGLADADPDNAETYETNADEYTSELESLDQQFEDLIDAADRQIAVFAGHDSFTYLQERYGFEIHTPVGVSAQADPSHSDIAETINLVDEEGIETILYDPFNAPDGSYQLVENILDGSDATDAMPLTHLSGTLAKWNEQGWGYREQMEEINVPAFREALGAQ
- a CDS encoding cupin domain-containing protein, whose protein sequence is MTYRKVNYEDVEQVSSAMHVLSDPLETEQVGVTVARCDPGWNSKPHDHTDNDHEEVYVLIEGTAMVVVDDEPIAMETGDALWIPPESTRQIRNGDHESAFVLVSAPSIADEDGDDEWSLSGFAG
- a CDS encoding acyl-CoA dehydrogenase, yielding MELLDESIVPEHARDVKAEAREFAQEHIRPNAQEYFQSGEYPEEILEAGRKADLVAQDIPEEWGGRGLDLAQLLALTEEFYRADAGIALTLQLASFGCEITYEHGTDEQCEEYVQPVAEGEQRSGLAVSEPDTGSDLAGMQTTAEKEGDEYVINGEKYWIGNGVEADWITLYARTGDDDDSRYGNHSMFIVPTDTDGYEAEHIPEKMAMRASKQAHIEFDDCRIPEENLIGSEGDGFMLLADFFNHGRVAVAGHGLGIAAAAIEEAWEFTHDREEFGRTISDFQSVQHGLADMLVEFESARTLVWRAREKVATEDNAGYWAAMAKTKATETAVDVAEQGMQFHGGRSILDERRIARVYRDARIPVIYEGANEIQRNLIYGQAP
- a CDS encoding PAS domain S-box protein; amino-acid sequence: MSRPRVLCVSSDRSTRASITLSLTDAPVDVIIAQRFVDAVDRLNHESIDAVVIDARTIANAAALVDTVDAATPTFVYQETDGDTGAVLTRVNTRAADADSTTQLANTITEGIAAGTGAEMPTEIEDDADGSATADGTVAADRELPDDLERLVSRVRSRLVDATSPLTVERVLREELMDGDRFAFVWIGEYDRGERAIIPWLSDPEALEWPLQRPFDIGTGDQPLLERVIRTRTLQIRQYDETDGAAVPFGDRAVEQGVQSVAAVPLAAHGDMYGVAVIYATDPLSEHEREAVQAVTEAASHVLETIAIRGRLEQQERTLHRYERLVETAGDGMYVLDNAGHIMTVNDAILEMTGYSREGLLGEHASILFDHEDVEAGEAIIRSLLKSGGSTDTLELTVETKAGETISCEAQIAILVPDGEFRGSVGVLRDVTERKRQERKLHERNERLDAFTRIVSHDLRNPLGVAQGYLELLEETGDPTYAEKTRNGLDRMESIIEDVLAIAREGEWAADTDPVDLESIAREAWDHVSTAETTLSVTETMTLAADRSRLLRLLENCFRNSIEHGETTETVRVRPLESDERTDETQGFFIEDDGEGLPAELRDEIFDPSASTSTEGLGIGLWIVREVATGHGWSVVATESDTGGARFEFEIGAQFSD
- a CDS encoding HalX domain-containing protein, with protein sequence MSDGPEVLVVDDEARLADLFAAWLQDGWAVETAYDGEEALESMADSVEVVLLDRRMPGLSGDEVLERIREQGYDTRVVMVTAVDPDFDIIEMGFDDYLVKPVSKDELVEMVEDVADRSDYESDIQEYYALVSKKALLESEKADRELADNEEYQELHDRVAELEQRVNETVSGMSSHDDFVGAFQDLQSEN